The DNA region CCGCGGTGCATGTGCACGGCGCCGTGCTCGCCCACCGGGTCAGCGCTCACTACGCCCTCGACCTGCGCCCCGGTGACATCTTCTGGTGCACAGCCGATCCCGGCTGGGTCACCGGCATGACCTACGGCGTCATCGCCCCGCTCGCCCTGGGCGTCACGCTGATCAGCGACGAGGCCGAGTTCGACGCCCGGCGCTGGTACGACATCCTCACCGCCGAAAGGGTTTCGGTGTGGTACACCGCCCCGACGGCGCTGCGCATGCTCATGCGCCGCGGCGACGAACTGCCGGCGGGCACCGACCTGTCGAGCCTGCGATTCGTCGCGAGCGTGGGTGAACCGCTCAACCCCGAGGCCGTGGTCTGGGGCAAACGAGTGCTCGGCCATGCGGTGCACGACAATTGGTGGCAGACCGAGACCGGCGCGATCATGATCGCCAACCTGGCCGCCGAACAGATCCGGCCCGGTTCGATGGGCCGCCCGCTGCCGGGGATCGAGGCCACGATCCTGCGCCGCGGCCCCGACGGCCGCGCCGCGGTCACCGACGGCGAGGTCGAGTACGCGGCCGACGGCGAGGTGGGGGAGCTGGCCCTGCGTGTCGGCTGGCCCTCGATGTTCCGGGGCTACCGCGACGAACCCGCCAAGTACGCACGGGCTTTCGCAGCCGGGTGGTATCTGAGCGGGGACCTGGCGCGGCGCGACGGCGACGGATACTTCTGGTTCGTCGGCCGGGCCGACGACGTCATCAAATCCGCGGGACACCTGATCGGCCCGTTCGAGGTCGAGAGCGTGCTGATGGCGCACCCCGCCGTCGCCGAGGCCGGGGTGATCGGCACGCCCGACCCGGTGGCGGGCGAAGTGGTCAAGGCTTTCGTGCAACTGCGCCCGGGATACGAACCCTCCCCGGAGCTCTGTGATGACATACTCGCTTACGGCAGAAAGCAATTGGGTGCGGTCGCGCCCAAACGGATCGTCTTCGCCGACACGCTGCCGCACACCCGCAGCGGAAAGGTGATGCGCCGACTCCTGCAGGCCCGGGATCGCGGACTTCCCGAAGGCGACGTCTCGACCCTGGAGGTCACGCGATGACCGCGGTGGACGACGGGGCCGCGTCGGCCCCTGGCGAGCGAATCGAGTTGCTGCGGCAGATGATCCGCATCCGCCGCTTCGAGGAACGCTGCGTCGAGCTCTACAGCGCCGAGGCCATTCGCGGCTTCCTGCACCTGTCGATCGGCGAGGAGGCGGTGGCCGCCGGACTGCTCGGCGTCCTCGAACCCGGTGACGCCGTCGTCTCCACCTACCGTGAGCACGGGCACGCGCTGGCCCGCGGTGTGCCGATGAACGCTGTCATGGCCGAAATGTACGGGCGTGCCACCGGATGCAGCCACGGCCGTGGCGGTTCCATGCACCTGTTCGACGGGGAGCGCCGCTTCTACGGCGGCAACGCCATCGTCGG from Nocardia tengchongensis includes:
- the acsA gene encoding acetate--CoA ligase encodes the protein MKTANHQGTPVREPMRWEPIDKTPRERAEANLTAYDMACREFTWDSARRCLDGLPGGGVNIAHEAVDRHLGTPLADAPALRWLAAAGGDTTLTYAELATLSNRFAHVLRDLGVRRGDRVCLLLGRTPELYIACLGAWKAGCVVVPLFSAFGPEPVRQRLELSGASTLITTVDQYRRKIAPNRAAVPALRHVLLTDAGVDDPPIDDTVGLALAMALVPEEFPIVRTGPDDPALLHFTSGTTGMPKAAVHVHGAVLAHRVSAHYALDLRPGDIFWCTADPGWVTGMTYGVIAPLALGVTLISDEAEFDARRWYDILTAERVSVWYTAPTALRMLMRRGDELPAGTDLSSLRFVASVGEPLNPEAVVWGKRVLGHAVHDNWWQTETGAIMIANLAAEQIRPGSMGRPLPGIEATILRRGPDGRAAVTDGEVEYAADGEVGELALRVGWPSMFRGYRDEPAKYARAFAAGWYLSGDLARRDGDGYFWFVGRADDVIKSAGHLIGPFEVESVLMAHPAVAEAGVIGTPDPVAGEVVKAFVQLRPGYEPSPELCDDILAYGRKQLGAVAPKRIVFADTLPHTRSGKVMRRLLQARDRGLPEGDVSTLEVTR